CTTTAGCACAAAGTCTTTCCTGAATGTTCAGCATTTGCTCAGAATCTGTAAAAGAAACCTTCACCTGGGCGAGGAGACGCAACCAGGAGCTAAAGCTCTGGGCAACATGGCCGTCGGGATGAtgatgggtggggggggggggggggtacagaGACCCTCCAATTTGGAGTGACCATGAAGGTCTGAATGGGAAAGCTTTCAGTGACTCAGAAAATGTTCGTGGAGGAGGCGTCGCCTGAAGACTTGGGATAACCCAGGTCCATCACCGTGGTGGCATGGAGTACCAGGACAACACCGCTGGagtggcagactggggtggtggtcccgattttttttttttatgaaagggGCCCGGAGAGTCTGTCCTTGTCATTGATGGATCCCACTTCTCAGCCTCCCGGGGGAAAGCTTCCTGTGGGCTGTTGGAGAGGAGGCTCCCACTGATTGTTGACCCTCGGATCCAGGAGGAGCAACGGGGGGGACCTGCTTTTTGTggatgatgtggttctgttggcttCTGTGGGTCATGATCTCCAGcgatagggctgggcaatatagcAAGACAGTAAAAAAAGTGGAGCCACTGCTTCTCCGCATGGAAAGGGGTCCTTTGAGGTGGTTCAGGCGTCTGAAAAGGACGCCTGAACCACTCTTCTCTGTTCAGATCTCAAGCTGTTCATCCCTTTGACAGCCGGGCCTAAAGACATGCTTAGTTTAATGAAAGAgatttgtattttactttcCTTGTGTCAGAATCCATGCTCATGAGAAACCGGGGCTGTAAATGTGATTTTCTGCCTTCCGCCTGTGCACTCATTGACCTCTCTGTCTCTGGCAGCTCCTCTGCTGTGTTGTTGGCGCAGGGAAACATGGGTCTTGGCAGTTTCCGCGTccttctgctgctcctcctgcgGGCTCTGCAGGCACCAGCTGAGGACTCAGGTACTCACTTCTACCTTCATAAAGCCACGTATTTATCGGTCAGTGGCAAACTCCTGTTGCAACCACaacctttaatatatttgatgtGCCAGATCGACACAAAGCAGCAACATAGGTATAAAGAGGAAGAACCGCAAAACACGGTGTCCCAGATTTTCCACCAATAACATTGCGTAAAAATGTCAGGCATTTCTGTTCAGCCCGCTTCACTTTGATAACCTATAATAGTCTAACCCGGTGTAACTGATTGGCTTCAGAAATCACCTAATTAGCAAACGGAGTCCCACCGTGTGTCTAACTTAATCACAGcagaaatccagctgttctgtggtgGACCCAGAGGTTTGATTGGTGAACAAACCACACCATGGAGATCAGGGGACACAGCAGGTGTCGGGGGGGAAAGGTTTTAAGCAGAGTTAGATTATAAAGCGACGCCCCAATGTTTCTAACCCTCCCGGAGCTCGGTTTGATCCGACACCTGAAAATGGACAGAGCGTCCGTCAGAGAGGCGGGTAACAGAGCCGTGGTGTTCCTGAAGGGGCTGCAGATATGCACAGCTTATCGACACAACCCTGCTGTTCATGGCCTGGAAAACGTCCGTATTCTTTAGAAGACGTCTGGCAAAACGCGTGGAAATAGTTCCTCTGGCTAAAAGACCGAAATCAAACTTTCTGGTTTCATGCAATACCCCCGTATATGGCGGAAGACTAACTCTGATCTTCCCCCTGAACACCCCAGGGCCTGCTGACATGTAGCTTTTAACCGGACTGTGTACATTTTAACCTTTGGTTTTGTTCTTTTCCTGGCcggaaagactggaaaaaaatgtaaaaaaaatctcattatttCTGAAGCGTGGTTGCCGCACGGCGGGACGGCGATGCCTTTCTGCCGCAGGAGAGCTGCTCCAGCCTAAGTGGGCAAAATGAATGAACCTGAACAGAAAGCAACCCTAAGAGCAAACCTGTTGAGAGGCTGTGAAAGACGCCGGGCGGTGGCGGAGGTTCACCTCCAAGCAGGACAGCGGCTtcaaacacacactgcaaaaagggaactaaaagtaagtaagattttcttgaaattggtgtattttttcttgatttgaaccgctaaataagactatttgccaattgaattagtatttttacccctaaaataagataattaggaattctcttgaaataaggtgatgccgatgaattgttcttattttaagtgcataaatcgtattccgttggcaaatagtgttatttacctgctcaaatcaaggaaaaatacactaaattgaggaaaattgtacttatttttagttccctttttgcagtgcacagccAGATCTGTAGCAGGATGGCTCATATAAATGTGCTGCAGTCAAAGCTCAGACAGCAATCATGTCCGGGATCTGAAGAGAGACTCTAGGAGTTGCTGTTCTCAGATGGCCTCCATCTAGTCTGACAGGACACTGATTAGGTGGCTTTCTATGACAGTGCCACTGGACAGGGGGGTGTCCAACTCCTGTCCTCAGGGGCCCTGGTGTGTTCAACGTGTCCCCAGTCCAACTCAGCCGTACTAAATGGCTGAGCTACCATCCTTCACTGACCCTCAGAGGCCTTGTAATGATTCCTGTCTCATTTCAGGCAGTCttaactagggctgaacaattaatcgcattttcaatataataaaaaacgcaatttccaaatcgcagaggtctgcaatttttggctatgtaacaattagggaattagacgcgtcctttaggtgttggtaaaatgtttgaagtgggtttgcctccaaatggaagggaagacagttgcagcagtgagataatctaattttattacttgttttagagtttatataatcatacaaagcattaagtacaggtcaatcagtttaatacatagacttgcgtgttggttggactttgcactttatgttcaacaaggattgatgtccaattaaattaaaagctgttctcttgaataatattctgatcaatagaaacattaaaagttcatatataaaatagtccttgtttacaaacatctttatttagagaccatttttgttgcttgtagttaatgcggagaaaagtcaaaattgcaattttggttgaaatatattgtaggcagaacgcaatcattactgctccgagtttagatgctgtgggtctttgagcaactaatccacatggcgaggaaacaaatcgatttgttgtttgtatatattttaaaacacacaataaattaaactgagGGGGGggatcgcattaaatcgcaatattaagaaaaaaaaatcgcaattagattattttcaaaaatcgttcagccctagtcttAACCAAGGTGACATTACTGGTCTGTCGCTTAAGGTCCCAATGAAATATGCAAAAGTctaatttaaatgtgaaaactgtAAGATCTTTAAATACATGTAAACATAACTTCAGTCAAAGTTTGCAATTGAAAAGTACGTAAAAGACAATATTTCTCTCTAAACTGTGTTCAGCACCTTTAACGATCTGAATTCCCTCTGCGTTTGTGGACTGGACGTCCCGCCTCTCCGCAGATGGACAGCTGGTGTGTCTTTGCGAGGGTCAGAAGTGTCCCCAGCCCCACCAGTGTCACGGCACCCACTGCTTCTCCTCGGTCAAAGTGAGCGGCAGCGGGGTGGAGTTTCAGCGCGGCTGTTTCGACGGCCAGGGGAAGACGCCTCTGCAGTGCTTCACCACTCCGTCCGTCCATCAGATCGTCCTCTGCTGCTCCCTGGAGCTGTGCAACGAGAACATCACCGGCGGCTTCCTGAAGTCCCTCATGCCGTCAGGTGCGACGGCTCACGTTTGTGTCAGAATTAGCgattattaaaggaaaacaggggttctaaaaaaaaaacaatagaaataaaaataacttcctGTGTCGCCACAGCCCCAGAGGGGGAGCCTGTCGGGTATCATATGGACACGCTGGCGCTCTTCGTGCTCGCCCCGGTGGTCGTGCTGGTCCTGCTGTCCGCGGTGTCGGTGCTGGCCTGCAGGAGGCTCCACCGCGGCCGCCTGCAGAGGCTGCAGGAGTTCGACACCGAGCAGGGAGACGGCCTCATCACCTCCAACGTGGGAGAGAGCACTTTAGCCGTAAGGCTAATAAAACTAATCAATAAAAAGTCCCTGTGAAATGGGAAGCGTTCATTTTTGTCTGTATactccactgagctatataatacactggagtgctgattttgccgaaaaactgaagtcactggccgccatcttgctactcccgactctcacagaatcccacaggatttggttgcaacaacaagcagttttctggctgtgtgaaaacgtttcacaggtaattttaaagtcagtggatgtactaacactatcaactactaggaaattaggtgctgaaatattttacatgttattcatattaaatatatatatatgtatatatatgtatacacatatgtaaatatatgtttttgtatattgttatttatatatttataaatgttaaacatatatattaaaattaataaaagacaaaatatttcagcacatgactttctcagcacttgatatttttagaacataacataaaactatatggcatttgacattttaaaagttttaagccccccctgaacatgagaaaatcctcgttatttgatgctgtagcgcacatatacCCTAGTTattggggggaaatagggagtaccaatatggcggctggtggcttcaaagcgactcgttcaaacagcgggcgattagcactccagtgtataatatagctcagtggtataCTCCAGCTCCAGTTCCCAGTGTGAGCATCTCCCTGACCTTTCACCTTTCAGGACCTGTTGGATCACTCGTGCACATCCGGCAGCGGCTCAGGTCTTCCCTTCCTCGTCCAGAGGACCGTAGCCAGGCAGATCAGCCTGGTGGAGTGCGTCGGTGAGTGCACTCTGGCGTCTAAACGGACGAAATGTTCGCTCGCTTCTCCGCTCCCGCGTTTTCCCCCTGCAGCTGTTTTTACAAACGGAGCGGGAACGGCCTGTGTTTCAGGTAAGGGGCGGTACGGCGAGGTGTGGCGAGGCCAGTGGCAGGGGGAGAACGTCGCTGTGAAAATCTTCTCCTCCAGGGACGAGAAGTCGTGGTTCAGGGAGACGGAGATCTACAACACCGTGCTGCTGCGGCACGAGAACATTCTGGGTGGGTTTTTAGCTGGAACCATCAGGGCAGAAGGAGCGGAGGAGAGACTCAGGCGTTaaaaggttgttgttgttttttgtgtctcaGGGTTTATGGCGTCCGACATGACTTCTCGAAACTCCAGCACTCAGCTGTGGCTCATCACTCAGTACCACGAGAACGGCTCGCTCTACGACTACCTGCAGCGCGTCGCCGTGGAGACGTCGGAGGGCCTGGCGATGGCGGTGTCCGTGGCCAACGGCCTGGTGCACCTGCACACAGAGTTCTTTGGCACCGAGGGCAAACCGGCCATCGCACACCGAGACCTGAAGAGCAAGAACATCCTGGTGACCAAGGAGCTGCGCTGCTGCATCGCTGACCTGGGTCGGCTTTTCCTCCACTCCTTTCAGCTCCTCTAACTCATTTAGTGTATATGTAGattgaaatgcattttgttgcACTATAAACACTAAGCTCCATTGATTGAACTGGGTGTTTATGAATCATTTAGCGCAGTGCTGTGGGGTTCTGGTGGTGGTTGCGTCAATACATTCCAGCCGCGGTTCTTTTAGAGGTGTGTTTGTTCTAGTTTGCTCTAGCTCTGTGGGATTAGATGGAAAGCTCCTGCTTTGGGCACCAGTTTCCCAGTCTAGCCACAGATTATTAATGGGTTTGTGtctggcctttgactaggccattctagtGTTAGGTGAGTCTCCACTCCAGGCTCAAGCccttttataaaacatttactgGTTTTCTTTAGGACTGTCATGTATTTAATACCGTCCATCTAGGACtgggcaatatatatatatatatatatatatatatatatagaaatttTTCAAAAGGAGATATAAGATATATCATGATGGTCGGTGTTGCgttagaattatacttttatgttttccagtaggttatttttcagcagttTCTCAGATTTAGCTACAACCTGTGAGAAATGTGGGATAAAGATTTGATTCAGAGACGCCTTTTTATCAtcactttataaaaaacaaatcatattGATATAAATATTGTGTATGAGCATTCAGGCTAAAAATATCTCAGTATTATTTCTGGTACATATGGCCCAACCCtacatccatctttccatcaaacCCTAaccagcacgatgctgccaccactatgttccCCTGCAGGATGATTTGTTAAGGATGATGAGCAGCATTTGACCTTTATTTGTGTAGAACCAGGTTAAAAGGGCCTGGATATGAACGTTCACTGCACTGTTGAGACACTGATTCATAAGAGTTTGAAGATAACTTATCCTTTTCCTTAAATGTCATAAGCATGAGCTGCATCGTGGATCCcagtaaaacattgttttggcaTATTTGCCCTTGTCAGAGCTTTGCATATTTTGAGTGTGATTAACATACCGCTGCCGTTTTGCCATAACGTCGTTTGTGCCGGTGCTCCGCAGGGCTGGCTGTGACCCACACGCAGGCCGACAACCTGCTGGATGTGGGCAACAATCCCAAGGTTGGCACCAAACGCTACATGGCACCTGAAGTGCTGGATGAAACCATTCAGACCGACTGCTTCGACGCTTACAAGAGGGTCGACATATGGGCCTTTGGACTGGTGCTGTGGGAGATAGCGAGGCGCACGTACAGCAACGGTGAGCTCCGCCTAACCTCAGGCCAAAATAACAGCGCCTTCCAAGACAAAAGTAGTTTGTGATGAGCAAACTTGAAACCTGgtgtggttttcatttttgtaaTGTCTGTGCAGGTATCGTTGAGGACTACAAACCCCCGTTTTACGATCAGGTGCCAAACGACCCCAGCTTTGAGGACATGAGGAAAGTGGTGTGTGTGGAGCAGCAGCGGCCGTTCATTCCTAATCGCTGGTTCTCAGATCCTGTGAGTAACAACGTTGTTAGAGCAGTCACTGCTTTTAGCTGCATCTCTCACctaaatttgttcttatttctCACAAAAAACCCAATTaagaatgtaaaaaagaaaatggcattAAGACAGTTCAACCTGCATAGGATgattgttttgtgcatttaagattttttttcttttaaaataatttgtttttaagaaaaaaaatacagccgaAGGCGGAGGAGTCACTACAGTTCAACAGCCCAGAACTAAAACGGCTTAGGCCAAACTGGACTGAACACCATATTGTTCCCGATATAGCATTAAGTCCATTAATCTGTTAGTCGATCCCATGCCAGCGCGTCTCTTTGATGGTGTATTGGAACTCCCACCATCTGGTCTGTTACTGCAGATTTCTCATTTATCTTTGTGACATTCTGTCTTTTAAGCTGAAGTCTAGTTGACAAAGGTGTTAATGAACAGTTGCATCAAAGGCACAACTCTCTCCTGTTAGATGGCAAGCAGTGTAGCTGAATTAATTTATGAACTTAGTCTAGATTACACAATGtatacaagaaataaaaattcataTCCATAAGAATTAAACAGCTCAATGCTccaaaaacttttgtttttttattgtttgatctGGATGCTCTGTTGAAGACATTGATTGTGGAGTTTCCTCTAACACACGTCGTCTCCCTCAGACGCTCTCCGCTCTGGTCAAACTGATGAAGGAGTGTTGGTACCAGAACCCATCGGCCCGACTCACGGCGCTGCGCATCAAGAAGACCCTGGAAAAGATCCACAGCTCCCTGGAGAAGGGCAAGGAGTCGTGAAACGGAGGGGGGGCGCCTGCGTGACGTCAGAGACCCGCTTCAACGTGGGCGCGGAGTCCGTTGGAACAAGAGGCAACCTGGAGGA
This Fundulus heteroclitus isolate FHET01 chromosome 19, MU-UCD_Fhet_4.1, whole genome shotgun sequence DNA region includes the following protein-coding sequences:
- the acvr1l gene encoding activin receptor type-1 yields the protein MGLGSFRVLLLLLLRALQAPAEDSDGQLVCLCEGQKCPQPHQCHGTHCFSSVKVSGSGVEFQRGCFDGQGKTPLQCFTTPSVHQIVLCCSLELCNENITGGFLKSLMPSAPEGEPVGYHMDTLALFVLAPVVVLVLLSAVSVLACRRLHRGRLQRLQEFDTEQGDGLITSNVGESTLADLLDHSCTSGSGSGLPFLVQRTVARQISLVECVGKGRYGEVWRGQWQGENVAVKIFSSRDEKSWFRETEIYNTVLLRHENILGFMASDMTSRNSSTQLWLITQYHENGSLYDYLQRVAVETSEGLAMAVSVANGLVHLHTEFFGTEGKPAIAHRDLKSKNILVTKELRCCIADLGLAVTHTQADNLLDVGNNPKVGTKRYMAPEVLDETIQTDCFDAYKRVDIWAFGLVLWEIARRTYSNGIVEDYKPPFYDQVPNDPSFEDMRKVVCVEQQRPFIPNRWFSDPTLSALVKLMKECWYQNPSARLTALRIKKTLEKIHSSLEKGKES